The following are encoded together in the Desulfitobacterium chlororespirans DSM 11544 genome:
- a CDS encoding helix-turn-helix domain-containing protein, whose product MGQNIKADKSFGDNIRKWRNAKGMTQEELSSQLQIHGCDISRGTLAKIEAGIRHISVDELQAIKIILEITYEDFFAK is encoded by the coding sequence ATGGGACAAAACATCAAAGCGGATAAAAGTTTTGGGGATAATATTCGCAAATGGAGAAACGCCAAGGGTATGACTCAGGAGGAACTTTCAAGCCAATTGCAGATACATGGCTGCGATATTTCCCGGGGAACACTGGCCAAAATCGAGGCGGGTATCAGGCATATTTCTGTTGATGAGTTGCAGGCTATAAAGATAATCTTGGAGATTACTTACGAGGATTTTTTTGCAAAGTAA
- a CDS encoding FAD-binding protein has product MKKKKVISILAVLLCLTLGLSGCTAAPDGAKSSAQEKGGIVPGDYLGVGNGRNGPIVVKVTLGADSIDAVKVVSEKETYNTGSVPIKQYPELIVQNQTLDLDVVSGATISSAAFLNAVRNAITQAGGDPAKFAGKVAADVPHEDTTADVVVVGAGGAGMTAAISAANEGKKVILLEKLGIVGGTSNYSIESFGAIGDKTHVALGSDVTPEEQAATLTKQNPKGTAEAFSVLTGNNGAAADWLRSIGAQLTVAGGQISSTASREVGEFGNTIVSALKAECEKAGVDVRVNSKATELVMKDGAVDGVKVSTKQGDYTISAKAVVIASGGFGANKEMVAEYAPTLKDYKSSCSPGGTGDGHLMAQTAGADLKNMDYIRVNFTYTTAENGYFYYMGSLFNTGAIFVNKDGQRFVNDQGGYGVGPQVVAQGGSGWAVFDNSLVAGVKDVREYEKLGLFVSADSIEELADKIGVNKENLVKTINNYKGYVAAGKDEEFGRAMLNMTFDEAPYYASLMTCRVQGTFGGIDTDVNTQVLKADGTPIPGLFAAGECANDGTWGANPAAVNLVFGRIAGQNAAAYVK; this is encoded by the coding sequence ATGAAAAAGAAAAAGGTTATCTCAATTCTAGCGGTTTTATTGTGCCTGACGCTGGGGCTGTCGGGTTGTACCGCTGCTCCTGACGGTGCCAAAAGCTCAGCTCAGGAGAAGGGGGGGATAGTCCCCGGGGACTATCTTGGCGTGGGCAATGGCCGCAACGGCCCCATCGTGGTTAAGGTCACACTGGGGGCGGACAGCATCGACGCCGTTAAGGTTGTCAGTGAAAAGGAGACTTACAACACCGGTTCCGTGCCCATTAAGCAATACCCTGAGCTGATCGTGCAGAATCAGACCCTGGATCTGGATGTGGTGAGCGGGGCCACAATCAGCAGCGCCGCCTTCCTGAACGCCGTCAGGAATGCCATCACCCAGGCGGGGGGCGACCCGGCCAAGTTTGCGGGCAAGGTTGCCGCCGATGTGCCCCATGAAGACACCACCGCCGATGTGGTGGTGGTGGGAGCGGGGGGCGCCGGCATGACCGCCGCGATCAGTGCGGCCAATGAGGGAAAGAAAGTCATCCTGCTGGAGAAGCTTGGCATTGTGGGCGGTACCTCTAATTATTCCATCGAGAGCTTTGGGGCCATAGGGGATAAGACCCATGTCGCCCTGGGCAGCGATGTGACCCCGGAGGAACAAGCGGCAACTTTAACAAAGCAAAACCCTAAAGGAACGGCGGAGGCCTTCAGCGTGCTGACCGGCAACAATGGCGCGGCAGCGGACTGGCTGCGCAGTATCGGCGCACAACTGACGGTGGCGGGCGGCCAGATCAGCTCCACCGCTTCCCGCGAGGTGGGTGAGTTTGGCAACACCATCGTGTCGGCCCTTAAAGCGGAATGCGAAAAGGCCGGCGTGGACGTGCGGGTCAACAGCAAAGCCACTGAGCTGGTGATGAAGGACGGGGCTGTGGACGGGGTCAAGGTTTCCACCAAGCAGGGTGACTACACCATTTCCGCTAAAGCGGTGGTCATCGCTTCCGGCGGGTTTGGGGCCAACAAGGAGATGGTGGCCGAATATGCCCCCACTCTGAAAGATTATAAGAGTTCCTGCTCCCCCGGCGGGACGGGAGACGGTCATTTGATGGCTCAAACTGCGGGTGCGGATCTGAAAAATATGGATTATATCCGCGTTAACTTCACCTATACCACCGCGGAGAACGGCTACTTCTATTATATGGGCAGTTTGTTCAACACCGGCGCGATTTTCGTGAACAAGGATGGCCAGCGTTTTGTGAACGATCAGGGCGGATATGGGGTAGGTCCCCAGGTCGTTGCCCAGGGCGGCAGCGGCTGGGCGGTCTTCGACAACTCCCTTGTGGCGGGTGTCAAGGATGTGCGTGAGTACGAGAAGCTGGGCCTCTTTGTGAGTGCGGACAGCATTGAGGAGCTCGCGGACAAAATCGGCGTGAACAAGGAGAACCTCGTTAAGACCATCAACAACTACAAGGGTTATGTGGCTGCCGGCAAGGATGAGGAGTTCGGCCGCGCCATGCTGAACATGACCTTTGATGAGGCGCCCTACTATGCCTCCCTCATGACCTGCCGCGTGCAAGGCACTTTCGGAGGTATTGACACGGATGTAAATACCCAGGTGCTTAAAGCTGACGGAACTCCTATTCCCGGGCTATTCGCCGCCGGTGAATGCGCTAACGACGGGACTTGGGGAGCCAACCCGGCCGCTGTGAACCTTGTGTTTGGCCGCATTGCGGGCCAGAATGCTGCTGCCTATGTCAAATAA
- a CDS encoding MerR family transcriptional regulator, which produces MKVTIRKLADCIGVTPETIRHYREIGLLNPKVRENGYYDYTVNDALAALLTREMRTYGMQLESIRDSSGSIGEYNQLLAAREGELEREMEMIRLELSRMQETRIYASCGVRILNKVEEFEGPPTWAVAAINRKKGFLPDCGVEQWVKHFPFTYVSATIPLEELNSRKGPELYDIQIGLGALIHYVEKFQLPLSGRAYYQPGGRFIRTCITTRDLFSLCPQDISPLLEHAEAHGYVFASCTGGRLLYIDRTEKGPLFYLLVWVRVN; this is translated from the coding sequence ATGAAAGTCACCATTCGCAAACTGGCGGATTGCATCGGCGTAACACCGGAGACCATCCGGCATTACCGGGAGATCGGGCTGCTGAACCCCAAGGTGAGGGAAAACGGCTATTACGACTACACTGTAAACGATGCCCTTGCCGCCCTGTTGACCAGAGAAATGCGCACCTATGGCATGCAGCTGGAATCCATACGGGATTCCTCCGGCAGCATCGGGGAGTACAACCAGCTTTTGGCCGCTCGGGAAGGGGAGCTGGAGCGGGAAATGGAGATGATCCGGCTGGAGCTTTCCCGCATGCAGGAGACCCGGATCTACGCCAGCTGCGGGGTACGGATTCTCAATAAGGTGGAGGAATTCGAAGGGCCCCCCACCTGGGCGGTAGCGGCAATTAACCGGAAGAAGGGCTTTCTCCCCGACTGCGGGGTGGAGCAGTGGGTAAAGCATTTTCCCTTCACCTATGTATCCGCCACCATCCCCCTGGAGGAACTGAACAGCCGAAAAGGACCGGAGCTTTACGACATTCAGATTGGCTTGGGCGCCCTTATTCATTATGTGGAGAAGTTTCAGCTCCCCCTGAGTGGCCGCGCCTATTACCAGCCCGGGGGCCGCTTCATCCGCACCTGTATCACCACCCGGGACCTTTTCTCACTGTGCCCCCAGGATATCTCTCCCCTGCTGGAACACGCAGAAGCCCACGGCTATGTCTTTGCCAGCTGCACGGGGGGACGGCTCCTCTATATTGACCGCACGGAAAAGGGGCCCCTTTTCTACCTGCTGGTCTGGGTCCGCGTCAATTAA
- a CDS encoding salicylate synthase encodes MKKYYEKNISIESSKAIYEIAGRLCDGEKENVYLYENKDCVSVGVGIYCEIIVTPEEMVMEKESVRQSIKVSELCRDLDKLFKSVAVDSWRAYGIANFGLARYLYDLNRGGETEELFHFIIPDKEYRVHQDRILLRALNEEDIERMEKNIVNVLQNRAGEENAILYDGQEILLFDQEYYKEIVELGVKEIRNKKYQKVILSRKIPVHHRLDMLQTYLQGRRGNTPARSYYYRFPELEVAGFSPETIAEVDDAGTVYTFPLAGTRALLNDSETNNYLKEELLHDAKEVAEHAMSVKLADAELEQVCEPGSVAVIEFMSVIERGTVQHLGSRLRGKLRAEYNSWHAFCSLFPAVTASGIPKKEAIEAIGRMEKDARNLYSGGVLTYDDNGTLDAALVLRSIVQDSEETWVRVGAGIVEMSHPARELTETQEKVSSVAGQLVKEG; translated from the coding sequence ATGAAAAAATACTATGAGAAAAACATCTCAATAGAAAGCAGCAAGGCAATTTATGAGATTGCCGGCCGCCTGTGCGATGGTGAAAAGGAAAATGTCTATTTATATGAAAACAAGGATTGTGTTTCCGTAGGAGTAGGGATATATTGCGAGATCATCGTTACTCCGGAGGAGATGGTTATGGAAAAGGAGAGTGTCAGACAGAGCATCAAGGTATCCGAGCTCTGCCGGGATCTTGATAAGCTGTTTAAATCTGTGGCTGTTGATTCCTGGCGAGCCTATGGAATTGCCAACTTCGGGTTGGCCAGATACCTATATGATCTGAACAGGGGAGGGGAAACAGAGGAACTCTTTCATTTCATCATACCCGATAAAGAATACAGGGTCCATCAGGATAGAATTCTGTTGCGTGCTCTTAATGAGGAAGATATAGAAAGGATGGAGAAAAATATCGTCAATGTATTGCAAAACAGGGCAGGAGAAGAAAATGCCATACTTTATGATGGGCAAGAGATCTTGTTATTTGATCAAGAGTATTATAAAGAGATCGTCGAACTTGGGGTTAAAGAGATCAGGAATAAAAAATATCAGAAAGTTATCTTATCCAGAAAGATTCCGGTGCACCATCGATTGGATATGCTGCAGACCTACCTGCAGGGAAGACGCGGAAACACGCCGGCCAGGTCCTACTATTACAGATTTCCCGAGTTAGAGGTGGCAGGCTTCAGTCCGGAAACCATCGCTGAAGTGGATGATGCCGGTACCGTTTATACATTTCCCCTGGCCGGGACCAGAGCTTTGCTTAATGATTCGGAAACCAATAACTATTTAAAAGAGGAATTGCTGCACGATGCCAAGGAGGTCGCCGAACATGCCATGTCGGTAAAGTTGGCTGATGCAGAGCTGGAACAGGTGTGTGAACCGGGTTCGGTAGCGGTAATCGAGTTTATGTCGGTGATTGAACGGGGAACTGTGCAGCATTTGGGTTCCCGATTAAGAGGAAAGCTCAGGGCGGAATACAATTCATGGCATGCCTTTTGCAGCCTGTTTCCGGCGGTCACGGCTTCCGGAATCCCCAAAAAAGAAGCAATCGAAGCCATTGGCAGGATGGAAAAGGATGCCCGCAATTTGTACAGTGGCGGTGTGTTAACCTATGATGACAATGGAACCTTGGATGCGGCGCTGGTATTGAGAAGCATAGTTCAGGATTCGGAGGAAACATGGGTTAGAGTAGGAGCCGGAATTGTGGAAATGTCACATCCGGCAAGAGAGTTGACGGAAACTCAGGAAAAGGTCAGCAGTGTGGCAGGGCAATTGGTTAAAGAAGGTTAA
- a CDS encoding alpha/beta fold hydrolase, which produces MKKGSCKLHRMGEPHGPKVLLIHGAGFYWQTCFARIMRDLKDRYCLLIPELEGHTAHPREYMVSVEETAGKLGEALEGLRVDKVQAIYGVSLGASVAVEMAIRGKIKVMNLLLDGGQYEAMGEMTEQYANIMADAFLKLLAGEHLPSPVKENMGFAANNDVEVLQPLIYGQITREALLHAFLAAYRYDLKGKNARVEARVSVMIGGNEIYGAQFTPLLEEISKQPLDIYEFPNRGHAEVLSKEPEKISRLIREILNYC; this is translated from the coding sequence ATGAAGAAGGGGAGTTGTAAGCTGCACAGGATGGGGGAACCCCATGGCCCCAAGGTGCTCTTGATCCATGGGGCGGGATTTTATTGGCAAACCTGCTTTGCCAGGATCATGAGGGATCTGAAAGACCGGTATTGCCTCCTGATTCCGGAACTGGAAGGGCATACCGCCCACCCCAGGGAATACATGGTCTCGGTGGAGGAAACGGCCGGCAAGCTTGGCGAAGCTTTAGAGGGACTTAGGGTTGATAAGGTTCAGGCCATCTATGGGGTTTCTTTGGGTGCCAGTGTAGCGGTGGAAATGGCCATCAGGGGTAAGATCAAGGTCATGAACCTGCTCCTGGATGGGGGTCAGTATGAAGCGATGGGGGAAATGACGGAACAATACGCCAATATCATGGCCGATGCCTTTTTAAAACTGCTGGCCGGGGAACACCTCCCCTCCCCGGTTAAAGAAAATATGGGTTTTGCCGCCAACAATGATGTGGAGGTTCTCCAACCCCTCATTTACGGGCAGATAACCCGGGAAGCGCTGCTCCATGCCTTTTTAGCCGCTTACCGCTATGATCTGAAAGGGAAAAACGCCAGGGTGGAGGCCCGGGTCTCGGTGATGATCGGAGGCAATGAGATCTATGGGGCCCAGTTCACCCCCTTGCTGGAAGAAATCAGCAAACAGCCTCTTGATATCTATGAGTTTCCCAACCGCGGGCATGCGGAAGTGCTGAGCAAGGAGCCGGAGAAAATATCCCGGTTGATCAGGGAGATTTTGAATTATTGCTGA
- a CDS encoding NAD-dependent epimerase/dehydratase family protein, whose protein sequence is MHRIGVLGGTGEIGSRILNLLKDEYSLMASYHSQFRPSAAGCEYVKLDIADTEQLRHFCRQCDVLINCAGASFLNGEKVARMAADWQVPYIDPSGEAFLEERLADRKHEAVFVLSAGYFPGMSGLLMRHVCQSFDTPETISGLSVSEEIPSMSAIEDFILTNLSGFGTALSYYEQGAVVRDEGERMERIRGREFCFQNYLTVETARVAQRYGLQEAHWYHSSFGDQVIRKLQEAVIQYKLGRAGYKSIVREVIEIFRQTMAGREPFSYTRIEGQGLLGKERALMRAEAASHCSSEISAIIAAYAAKAVLAKPLPPGIYYAMDIINMEEILKDLAELKAEIRINKVVLEQEVDDEYEEGEL, encoded by the coding sequence ATGCACCGTATAGGGGTTTTAGGCGGCACGGGCGAAATAGGGAGCAGAATACTGAACCTGCTGAAGGATGAATACAGCCTGATGGCTTCCTATCATAGCCAATTCAGGCCGTCTGCCGCCGGTTGTGAGTATGTAAAGCTTGACATTGCCGATACTGAGCAGCTGCGACACTTCTGCCGGCAGTGCGATGTCCTGATCAATTGCGCAGGGGCTTCTTTCCTCAATGGGGAGAAGGTCGCCCGGATGGCTGCCGACTGGCAGGTCCCTTATATTGATCCCTCGGGGGAGGCCTTTCTGGAGGAGCGGCTGGCGGACAGAAAGCATGAGGCTGTCTTTGTGCTGTCCGCCGGCTATTTTCCGGGGATGAGCGGGCTGCTGATGCGGCATGTCTGCCAGTCTTTTGACACCCCGGAGACCATCAGCGGCCTGAGCGTAAGTGAAGAAATACCAAGCATGTCGGCTATCGAGGATTTTATTCTCACCAACTTATCCGGTTTTGGGACGGCGCTCAGCTATTATGAGCAGGGGGCTGTGGTCAGGGATGAAGGGGAAAGGATGGAAAGGATCAGGGGCAGGGAGTTCTGCTTTCAAAATTATCTGACCGTTGAAACGGCAAGGGTTGCTCAACGCTATGGGCTGCAGGAAGCCCATTGGTACCATTCATCCTTTGGCGACCAGGTGATCCGCAAACTGCAGGAGGCGGTCATCCAGTATAAGCTGGGGAGAGCTGGCTACAAAAGCATTGTCCGGGAGGTGATTGAGATATTCCGGCAAACCATGGCAGGCCGTGAACCCTTCAGCTATACAAGGATTGAGGGGCAGGGGCTGCTGGGGAAGGAGCGGGCCCTGATGAGGGCGGAGGCAGCCAGTCATTGCAGCAGCGAGATCAGCGCCATCATAGCCGCTTATGCAGCGAAAGCGGTTTTGGCGAAGCCTTTGCCCCCTGGCATCTATTACGCCATGGACATTATCAATATGGAGGAAATACTCAAGGATCTTGCTGAGCTGAAGGCAGAGATCCGGATCAATAAGGTAGTTTTGGAACAGGAGGTTGATGATGAGTATGAAGAAGGGGAGTTGTAA